gtataacggagataatgaacacttACCTATCGTTGTtatgacggtataacggagataatgaacactcacctatcgttgtgatgacggtataacggagataatgaacactcacctatcgttgtgatgacggtataacggagataatgaacactcacctatcgttgttatgacggtataacggagataatgaacactcacctatcgttgtgatgacggtaATGGAATAAAGTAATGCCCCTGCGAAGGACCACTGAACCTCCCCGTCGCCATCTTTGCCGTCCCAGCCCTCTTCCTTTGTGGCCTTGTAGATAAGTGTCTGGAAATCCTTCAGAATACCGTCTGCTGCCACGGTCCAGTTGGCAGTGTGGAATACATTATATAGGAAGGTGATATTCCACAGTCTGTCCACCTGCACCTTCCGGTGGGCGGCCACGTTCGCACGTGCAGTCTCCTCATATGGTGCCTCTAATTCCTTAAAAATGAATCCCCCGAGAATGGAATAGGCCACCACAAGGGAACACATCCCTATGTGAGAGAAAAGAAAAGCTACAAATCGCTTACAGCATTTCATACAACGTTTTCTTCTGCGGTTTTGAGATTTTGCACCAGTTTGAGTTTTTTTGCCGAGTTTCTTTGAATGTGTTGAAGATTTCGGATACACCTCGTGATTTTTGTGCTTCCTTGATTTGCCACAAAAACAACATACACAACACCCCGACTTCCGTTCTTTGGGTACGTAGTATGGATCGACGTCCTCGTTACAAATACCGTTTTCAGCAGCTGTAAACGAGATGTTTTCTTGTATTTCTTCTTCTCGTCTGCTACTTATTCCACTAACCCTACTCACGTGCAAATGCACGTCATCGATTTGCACGTCATCGTCGCCATCATTTACAACTTCGGTATCGGCCTTGGATAGAATTCTTTCGATCTCCTCATCACTTCCGGTATCGTAATCAGACACATGTTCTTTAACGGTTGGAGAATCCATCTCTAGAAAAACAGCCTTGACCTCGCTTCAGCTACACCGTTCTATACCGATATCAGTAAGTTATCATCAACGTAAACCGGAAGTCCAACAAACGAActatggcagccatctttgttCATTCCTCGTATGGTCCCTGATCAGACATGGGGCAGTGTGCTCTGGTATTATAAATCTCCATCACGCCCTGCAATGTAAAAAAAAGAAGTTTGAAGTATGGACAAATGCAGTTATCAATTTACCGAAtctacattattatatatagagGACAAAATTTTATGTCGTTTGTTCAACATGTCAGTACGTGCATCGCATACATTTGTACGTATTGCTTTCTTACGGAATGAAGAAACATCGGTTATTATAAACTTTTGTAATATTATATGGTGTTGTCAAATGGTATATACGTGACATTGTATGTAAAGCTTGTAAAACTAACACctaatattataattaattataaaaaaaaagaatattaaaattttcGACGCGAAGATAGACCATCGCTCGAGTTTTAATACTTATCAAACATGTTAATGATAAGTTTCATAGTGTATGTGTAACACTTTTATTCAGTACGCACATTGTAACCCTTGGTTACATGTACCCTAAAcctatatcagaaacatatgtttctgcctatatacacaatacaaatGTCAAACGTTACATAGACACCCCATACACTGGCCTGGCTACCCAAACGATTAGGCCTATATGCTGAGGCGAGTTGTACATCACGCCGTACTGCATTTTCTGTGTGACGAAAAGACATCACACGCCGTTTTATCAGGAAGGATAGAATATTACAGTATCTCTATGCCCAAGATATGAACAGAGGTTATAGTATGTTGAATGAATTACTTGTAGATTACTGGTGGGATCAAACCCCGTGACCGATGGTTTAGTCACAGAATAAGACATCTAGAGACCAATAACGAGAACATCATATCTACACGATTCacgtttgttttgtttggttttagCTGTAAGTCTTATTAATAAAAGGCCGTTTTAAAATCTGGTTTGTCTTCAAAATTGCTTATAAAGTCTATGGATCATTTATGTCATTTAGAAAAAGCCTCTCTCTCGCGAACATAAATGTGCGTGCGGGTGACCATATTAAATGTTTTAGGAACGCTGCGGTATaatgtgttgtgtctccttttgatcatcctcgatactccagcggttccgatcacttacgatctctacacccctagactatctcatagtgaaattgaaggcagctcagtggaaaacatttgaccaatcacaggctagcaaagatttcctttgaagactacagagagagcgacgcctaacatcaaagccacacagtcaaccacagtgtaccgttacacggctcttttgatgtacatcaattgactaaattacctgttctattctgttgcctccagttttactatgagatagtccaggggtgcagagatcgttagtgatcggaacccctggaatatcgatgaTGCCTTTTGATAGTGGCGCTCCTGTCTCTGTAATACAGCGTTGTCTCACTGTCATAGCATACTGCCTAATATATACCCAACATAACACTTCGCCAGTTAGATTATGTACAGCCAACAGTCGTCATGGGCTTACAATGATTTGATTAAGTTTGGGAAAAGGAAAAGCAGAAAGAGTCATACATTATTTAGTAAACGTTTCACACGATCTTTTTTGGTTTCATAAAAAAGTGAATCACGGCAAAGGAATTCTAAACGTATTTTTGTGACATAAATGAAAAGAAGGCATAGATCAGATTTACTTCTAGTTTGTGTCGTTTTGTCTACACTTGCATATCAGTGTAACagtttgtaaatataaacaacaaGCCAGACAAAACTTCACAGGGATTTGATGAGTGCAAGTGCAGACAGATAGCTGGAccgaaataaaacaaaaacagataAATAACTCCATACATCATAGTTATTTGCCTATTAAGATATCTATCATTAAATATGAAACGCGAACGCTATAGACCAGCTGACAAAACTCTTTCTGATGAGAAGAGAACTGATAGCGGAAGGAGCATGCCAATTATGTAACTTCCGGGAATACTCGGGCGGCAAACGCGGCAGTTCACGG
The Argopecten irradians isolate NY chromosome 9, Ai_NY, whole genome shotgun sequence DNA segment above includes these coding regions:
- the LOC138331936 gene encoding potassium channel subfamily K member 18-like; the encoded protein is MDSPTVKEHVSDYDTGSDEEIERILSKADTEVVNDGDDDVQIDDVHLHVSRVSGISSRREEEIQENISFTAAENGICNEDVDPYYVPKERKSGCCVCCFCGKSRKHKNHEVYPKSSTHSKKLGKKTQTGAKSQNRRRKRCMKCCKRFVAFLFSHIGMCSLVVAYSILGGFIFKELEAPYEETARANVAAHRKVQVDRLWNITFLYNVFHTANWTVAADGILKDFQTLIYKATKEEGWDGKDGDGEVQWSFAGALLYSITVITTIGYGHIAPKTANGRMVTVVYALFGIPLTLLCLANMGSFLANCFRFLYKHVCLAVIWLCCPSQAKWHKQSDGRIKSPTKEEADVIRSSKKGELHDDVTIVIGDKNSKTNPKNEKVRVPILVSLMLIAAYIFGGATLFAMWEGWDYLVGSYFCFITLSTVGFGDFVPGAGLYSFSNQQKLIICAFYLIFGLSLIAMCFELMQEEVRAKFRWLGTKCGIIDDERK